From Etheostoma cragini isolate CJK2018 chromosome 1, CSU_Ecrag_1.0, whole genome shotgun sequence, a single genomic window includes:
- the arl6 gene encoding ADP-ribosylation factor-like protein 6 isoform X2: protein MGLFDRLAGWLGLKKEVNVLCLGLDNSGKTTIINQLKPSNAQAQDIVPTIGFNIEKFKTSSLSFTVFDMSGQGRYRNLWEHYYKEGQAIIFVIDSADKLRMVVAKEELDTLLNHSDIKHRRIPILFFANKMDVRDALSSVKVSQLLCLENIKDKPWHICATDALKGEGLQEGVDWLQDQIKTMRT, encoded by the exons ATGGGGCTGTTTGACAGGTTGGCAGGATGGCTGGGTTTGAAGAAGGAGGTGAATGTGCTGTGTCTTGGTCTGGACAACAGTGGAAAAACCACCATCATCAACCAACTCAAGCCCTCTAAT GCCCAGGCACAAGACATCGTCCCAACCATTGGCTTCAACATAGAGAAGTTTAAGACATCCAG TCTTTCCTTCACAGTGTTTGACATGTCTGGTCAAGGCAGATACAGAAACCTTTGGGAACACTACTACAA GGAAGGCCAGGCTATCATATTTGTCATTGATAGTGCAGACAAACTGAGGATGGTAGTAGCCAAAGAAGAACTGGACACATTACTTAACCATTCTG ATATTAAACACAGGAGGATCCCCATTCTGTTCTTTGCTAACAAGATGGATGTCAGGGATGCTCTGTCTTCTGTCAAGGTCTCACAGCTGCTCTGTTTGGAGAACATCAAAGACAAACCCTGGCACATCTG tgcCACAGATGCTCTGAAAGGAGAAGGTTTACAGGAGGGAGTCGACTGGTTACAAG atcaaatcaaaacaatgagaACGTGA
- the arl6 gene encoding ADP-ribosylation factor-like protein 6 isoform X1: MGLFDRLAGWLGLKKEVNVLCLGLDNSGKTTIINQLKPSNAQAQDIVPTIGFNIEKFKTSSLSFTVFDMSGQGRYRNLWEHYYKEGQAIIFVIDSADKLRMVVAKEELDTLLNHSDIKHRRIPILFFANKMDVRDALSSVKVSQLLCLENIKDKPWHICATDALKGEGLQEGVDWLQDQIMQSNQNNENVRV, translated from the exons ATGGGGCTGTTTGACAGGTTGGCAGGATGGCTGGGTTTGAAGAAGGAGGTGAATGTGCTGTGTCTTGGTCTGGACAACAGTGGAAAAACCACCATCATCAACCAACTCAAGCCCTCTAAT GCCCAGGCACAAGACATCGTCCCAACCATTGGCTTCAACATAGAGAAGTTTAAGACATCCAG TCTTTCCTTCACAGTGTTTGACATGTCTGGTCAAGGCAGATACAGAAACCTTTGGGAACACTACTACAA GGAAGGCCAGGCTATCATATTTGTCATTGATAGTGCAGACAAACTGAGGATGGTAGTAGCCAAAGAAGAACTGGACACATTACTTAACCATTCTG ATATTAAACACAGGAGGATCCCCATTCTGTTCTTTGCTAACAAGATGGATGTCAGGGATGCTCTGTCTTCTGTCAAGGTCTCACAGCTGCTCTGTTTGGAGAACATCAAAGACAAACCCTGGCACATCTG tgcCACAGATGCTCTGAAAGGAGAAGGTTTACAGGAGGGAGTCGACTGGTTACAAG ATCAAATTATGCA atcaaatcaaaacaatgagaACGTGAGGGTATGA